In the Hydractinia symbiolongicarpus strain clone_291-10 chromosome 13, HSymV2.1, whole genome shotgun sequence genome, AGTTTCTCCCCAAAAAgtctatttattattatttaattaaaatacaTAGTTTTCTTTACAAGAAACCTGTTTTCATTTCACAGTAGAATGCTTAAATTCGGGAAATAaagaataatacaaaaaattttaatcctattttaatttaatagttataaaataaaaaagtagtaaTCACGACACTTCGGCCGTTCGACGGTTATTTCAAGTAAACAAGTCCTAATACAATATGTTTAAATATACAGAACAGGGAAAGTTTCGATATAACCAAGATTTTATGGTAGCTTTAGGATCGAGATGCAGCGGTAGTGGTATTTAGTTTCAGATACTAAGAATACAAAACCTCCCTGTTGGCGCAAACAGACAAACACTTATTACTGACCAAAATTTCGTATTCTTGGAGAAAATTGTGCAAATAAGTATCAATATTTTCGATTTCCCGCCGAAACTTATATGGCTGTTCATACTTTTATTTTACTACTATCGTATTCATATCCTTcagagaaaaaacaaaagtgCAATACATTATAAAAGacagtttacaaaaaaatagaacATAAAATACGAAGAATTGAAGTTACTCTTTCTACGTACGAACTAACCCTTCATATTTTGGGACACATTCGATTTCTCATGTTACGAAAAGCTCGCTTAAATGATAAAACGCAGAAAAAAATTCACGAAATTTGATTATGTCTTAACTAAATCAGATGCTGGAAATAAGAACTTAcaaataaagtttaaattagaaaaactttcttttaagagaaaaattaagaacatggTAATATTAAGAGTTACGGAAACGGACCGTATGCAATGAAAGGTGGACTTGGTAAGTTTCCTCTAGCCCCGTACACTGCACACAACTTCAACAAGCACGGTTCTTGTTTCCATGCATATCGTACAGCAGTAATTTTGTCTGATGGTTGTTTGCGGATAGTGATGTATAAACGATCTTTCTTGTGTGATGTAATGTCAAATCCAGTCCATTTGTTTGATTCGTTGAACGAAATCTAAAAATTCAAGTACACAATAAAATGACTTCTAAACGCGATTATCGTAGCTTTTTGCCTATTGAGTATATAACTGGCTTGGTTTTAACATTGATTTatataatatctatattatttcgGATTTCTCTAGATTATATTTAAATATGCATGATCTGAGACATATGCTTTTGGGAAACGGCTATCATTCCAGGTTAATTGACCAATGTATAAAGTCATTTCTTAACAGAAAGTTTCACGTCAAATAGGTTGTTACCACTGTTCCTAAATTTGTAGAACTTACTGTGTTACCTTATTCGGGTAAATTATCTCTTAACCTACGATCTCGTTTAGTCAGTACAtttgataaaaagtttttttagcttAGGGTTATCTTCAAATCAAGCGGCAGGATTGGCGACTTTTGGACAACCCTTCAAAAGTCGTTTATTGATTTAAGTGCCATAGTTGTTATGCCATCAATTACGGTAAAACCATGAGACATTTAAAGTTATTGCTTGCGAACATGTGAATCTTTCCGATTAGACTGGAAAAGCCTTCAAAACTCAGAATCCTAGTGCTGTGTTGGAATATGTCATATACTGTAATAAAGTGACCAAGTCTCGATAACTTCGGAATACCCTCCACCGTGTATACTAATTTTGATTTACAACTAAAAGATAGCTTATTAATCCGTAGGCACAAACCTATTTTTTAAATGCCTTTGTGCCCATTTTTAGATATCAATTCCTAACGTTGCCCTCACGGATAAAAATTAAACcttgctttgttcttccaggtttattttgtcttttggtttggTTTTTAAAGTTAAACCATTTGTAAATATATATCAAATTTGTCGTTTAAACTTTGTACTTAAGAATTGGCCGTTGTACGACCGAAGCATACGAActataattaaatattttaaaaaaaagggttGTGGCTTTTTCTTCAGTCAAACTTTATTTGGCATTCAAAAGCTtcaagcaaaattttaaaattcgttcaagaacttatgtaattaaattttaagaagaTAGTGGTATGTTAGACAACTATACAGTGTCCATGGAAATCCACTggctcgcccgtcctttttatactgcattgcgtgcgtctcgctacttgcaatACAATTTTGCGTGATAGAAAGACGTGACACCTTCTGGTTGTTATATATTCGGAAAACCCCGGCCGTTTAAAACATTCTATAGaagatgttttgaaaaatatagatTTTAAAATCGTAATATCGGTAGACGCTTGTGGGTGAACATTGAGAATAATTTTACATGTTGTAAATTTTCACACCTACCTCAAATCCAACTTTGGTCCGAATTTCAATTCCACCTGTTTTCAACGTCtcttttttgtatgttatagTTACAACACAATTTGTATCACAATTTGTTGAAAGTTTCACTTTGTCAACTACAGGACCTGTCCAATATGTTTCTTCATTGTAAGCGATATTAAGTGCACCTAACACTAGTCTGTCTGCGATGTCACTTTTGTAACGAGGGTGAATAGTATCAAATGGTGTGGCATTGTCAGGCAAGTCCATAGCGACGGCCATAAAAGTTTTGGGCTGTTTTGGGTTTGGTACATATCCATATTCTGCCGTCTGCTTCCATCTTATTATTGGGAATTTAGGATGTGGATAATCTTTGCCAATAACAGCAATCTGAAATGTTTCAATATATGCAAACCTTTTAACAAggaatataaagaaaaagtcTGGTATAAAATACTTGTCCTATGGATGGGCATATGATAATCTAGCTTTTCCAAGAACACATAAGTCAACGAGACTAAACAAAGGGAGTAACCAAATACGTGATTGGGTGATGTACCTGCACAAATCCAAAGGGAAACATTGAGTCTGTACTTTTTCCGGTAGTTTTGTACCATTCTTTCCTCCATCCAGCAATCATAGCTGGAAAGGTGCAGTTGTATGTATCTGGATGGTCGACATTACTTTCTCCTTGATACCAAATCACCCCGTATATAGTAGTAGTTAATAATGGATATACCATAGCGTTCCAAAGAGCTGATGGCGAATTTTGATCACTAGTAATTTAGTTTAATAATCAGAATTTAAAATCATAACTTGTTGGCCTTAAAATGTCAAAACTTAcaattattatataaataaattcaaGGTTTGtgcttaaaaacaatttaagtttAAAATACGGATTGAACAAGAAGGCAAATAAAAAGGAAGAAGAAAGCAGGCACTTTAAAGAAAAGACAacgtaaataaataattttgggtTTTGGTCGCTTTCTCCTACGAAAGAACTTTGtccaatttttgattttgttacAGAATCTTTATAATTCTGGTAAAATTTATAATCTTCGCAAAGACACAGGGAAATTGTTACAGAACTTCTTTAGAAttcctaaataaaatttttaacctctaaatttgtttttattgtaagCAATATAGAAGCTGTTAAAAAGAGAACTTCCCTAAATAAACTGACAACTCTGATATAAAGATTCCAAACGACTTTTTGTTGCGGTtcaatttatcaaattttattCTCATATTTTCGGTTTATATTTAATGACACCTTTGCATTCAAGTTGACATTTAAGCAACTACATACTTCTTGGAcgctttacatttttttaacatatctggTGACGACCAAGCTTCTATACGCGTGCCACCAAAATTAGAAGAGATTAGACCAATTGGAACATGATATTGATCAAATAAACGTCTGCCGTACATCCAGCATAATGCTGAAAATCCTGacagtttttctaaaaataatctCAGCGTTTGTTACATTACAATTTACTCCGAAAAATGATTCTGTTTGCTTTGTCAAGCAATACTGCTCCATCCAAACATTTCTTAAATCTACTTACTTGGTGTTGGTAGGCTCCATTGAAGATGAATACTCTTTATTTTCAACTCGTGTATTGTAACATTCGAAAAATATCTGCCTACTTCAAATAATCGAACTTGAGGATAGCTTTGCGCAAGATCCATTTCCTTTTCTGCTTCCATCGCCTTAATATAGAAATAAAGTTTGAGGTCAATAATAATACAATAAACTGTTTTGTCCATTTAAACCTAGAAATACTTTTCGCGAGGTAaatatttctatattttttgctgttttttgggTTTACAGAAAGATTTATTTGTGACAAGGTtgcaaaaaaacagtttttgtttaacaaaaaggTTCGATTTGGgttttattgttttgatttttcaaatacatgtacaaaaagaaaacatgtatttataatattttttaaacgaaCTAAAATCTATTACAGAAATTCGATGCCGTTTTTGCTTGTATCGCATTGTATGAGTGTTTATATTCAAAACCCAGTTATTTATGTGTGCACTATGGAACATGGAtttaaaatgataacatttcttgactggatgTAGTGCTTCTAATATTTTGCATAGGACGTGTTTCGAACTGATTACTTCTGACTTCCACATCTCCTGCTGTTTACTTAAATTCGTgtgatataatttttaaatttcgttCCTTTTTGTGGTCACTTAATTTAGAAACATGAATTAGATGGACGTCGCTTTTAAGAAGAGTTAAAATGGCTGTTTTTCTGGCAGAGTGTTACGAAATTATTGATTTATTTCAACTTGATTTTAAGTCTGTATATGTAGCTATGTTTTACCTATTCTCCGGCaacatcatttttaaatttattatatcGTGCTGTTTAAGCCCTGTCGTTAAGGCTTTTTGGCAACAAATATATCTTTATAGATAGGTATTTATAATGTTTtccttataaaaattataagttgaaggtaaaatgtttaaaaagttataaattAGAATCGCTTTTTATACTTAatttaataatttgaaaagGTTTTGTTTCCATTTaagtttattaaaacaaaagttCTTTGTAAGCAATGTTTACTTCAACAAAATATCTCAGCAGCGAAAATTCAAAATGTATGCTCACATGTGACGTAGGAAACACCATGTTACTCTGTCCACTACAAAACCATACATCACCAAACAAAACATCACGTAGACGAATTGATTTTCCTCTAACGTTTGATTTACAAATAATGTCATACGGTCCTCCAGCTTTATACGGTTCCAGCGCTATTTTCCATGCGATAAAACCACGTGAATCTGAAGAAGTACGGTAAGGTAAATAAGACCGAAGTGAAGTAATTTGACACTAATATCTACACTACGGGTACTTATAAGGATTTAAGAAAATGCAAAATCCAGAAAGACCACATAGATTTCTGGATTTTACATTTTCAAGCAACTATCTACCTACCTATATATGTTTTAGTGCGATAGGTTTGTTTTTTACCAGTTCTGGAATGCTTCACAGAGACACTTATGGTAGTATAAGTGTTACTGTATCCCCACAAAAATGCGCGTTGTGGCGACCTTTGTAACACCATGTGATCTGCATAGTGATTGGCAAACCGAAATGTTGCATAATTATCACAGAGAACGTCTGAgattaaaaatactaaaataataatactaaaacgTAATTGTACCATCGTGTACCatcaaaaataattcttttgtttaacTGAATGATATAATTTGTTTGTTCTCTTATCTTGTACCGTATTCGCATGTGTTTGTATTTCAATGTGCATgttggtttaaaaatattttgtaatctgTGTTCATATAGCTACTGATAATATTTCTTCACGTCAGAATGTTATTTGAAAACATAACATCTCAGTTAACTATAAAAATCATAAGTTTCGTCATAAATGTCATTGTCGAATGCTGATTTATAATACACCTCTCCGCTTATTATAAGGGAAACTAGCTTTAAGACCCATGAGAAATCCGCTTATAGGAAACTTTTACTTTGCGGCGTAATAACATGATTTGTTCCTTTTAAATTTACAATCTTGGCGAAAGTATGTTGGTCAGGATTGTAGATTGGTTATTTTCACTaaatttgaacttgtcaaatcACATTTCATTTGGTTAGATACAAACTCATCAATTGTTTCTGACTTAAGTAGGACCACATTTTCTGATTTCTAATCAATTTCTATTCGATTTCAGTTTAATACAATTTTATTGACGCAAAGCGATATTTCATCTTTGTATAACACTATGAAAAGTTAATATACAGAGATTCCATTTCTTTATGAAAGTCCtaaagtaaaatataataatgttCAAATTTGTCAAGCtgcctttttaaaacaaaagaacatatacaaatatacatacgTGCGTGGTaaataagcaaataaataatTGTATACATAATAACCTTATGCATAACCTTACTACATTCTACCAGAAAATATATTCTCTGCGATTTCTAACATTTATTGACGTTGTCTATCCGTTTTcaccaaaacagtttttttatctgcattCGACTTATGTATGTTTTCTGTCATTTCATCCAAACAAATGATTGTCCAATTTCAAGCCACATATTTTTATAGTAATCAACAACCCTGCTCATGTTCCTTGGTGCCGTGCTCTTTTGGAACATTTTGGACACGAGGTTTTTTCAACGCTACTATTAAACTGAGCGATACTTGTGTCGAAAGTAACATCAACGGGCTTTAGAGATCCGGCTGGCTTTTCCTCTGTTGTATACATAATGACATTGTTGACAGGAGCATCGTCAGCATCGGATAGCATCGTTCTCCAAGTGCCAAGAAGATGATCATTTGAATGTATTGTGTTAGGTGGAACGTACAAAATGTGGTTCTTCAGAATCTTGAAGGCTGAAAATATATACTGAACATGTTAAGTAAGCCCGCTATAGGGTAATCTTAACGGTACTTCAAACGTTTCATACATACGGGTTGATAGAAGAACTTTTACAGGTCTGTTTGTGTTTCATTGAAAGGtataataaagcaaaaaaatcaCCTGTTAAATGCAATTCATCTTTTCCAACCCACTTCCCAAGCAAAAAAAATCCTGAATCGTCATCAAGTGGACATTCCATGTGATGGAACGCATGTTGTTCAATGCCATTGCCACCTAATGTAGCTATGACATAATCTTCATGATAGGCTGTAAGACAAAAATGAAACTTGTAAAGAataagaattttaaataaagaatcagAAAGTTAGCTAAACATTATATTGTGCCAgttattatgtattttctgtgaAACAATAAATTGCTCTCTTGGTACGAGTTTTTCTTTATACTGAGAATTTTATTACGCCAACAAGTGACAGCGCGTCGTATGCTGTTGGTCAGTGTTTTTATGAAAACATCTGTTCATACTTATAGGCTTAAATTGATAAATCAATAGACTCTGTCAAATACTTCAAGTTTCTACACCAATTTTTATTTATGATCTAAATTAATCTTGAAATATAAACATAATCCGCTGTCGACAAAAATTACGACgatgaacaaaaaaatatgctgaagaAGAGTAGTGCCATTTTAACGCTTTCATCACCAAGCACCATTTTAGGCGCGAAATGTTGTCAAGAGTTCTGGAGTTGTTCTTAATTCAGTTAACAAAGCCATCGTATGCGTCGTATTATTGATAAAGGTAAGCAGtaaataaagaaatttattAACTTACAGTTAGAGTATTCAAAATTAACGGTACAATGTCTTTGCGTCACAGCTATTATTCTTTCTTTGCCTTCTACAAGATAAGCTTCATAATATGCTAGTAGCTGATTGGTTCCAATATCGACAGGCATGGTACCGTCCCAGTCAGATGAGCAAACTAGTTTTCCATTCTTTTCACCCTTCTTGGCTTTAATCCATTGTGCCTTTTTCAGCACTGCATGACGAGGTATTTTTACATCCGATACTTCTTGGTACTGCGTCTGCACCAATTGGAACATGTCGTAGTCTCCTGGGAGTAAATCAGTGACGTCATTATTGTTAGT is a window encoding:
- the LOC130623048 gene encoding sialate O-acetylesterase-like, which produces MVQLRFSIIILVFLISDVLCDNYATFRFANHYADHMVLQRSPQRAFLWGYSNTYTTISVSVKHSRTGKKQTYRTKTYIDSRGFIAWKIALEPYKAGGPYDIICKSNVRGKSIRLRDVLFGDVWFCSGQSNMVFPTSHAMEAEKEMDLAQSYPQVRLFEVGRYFSNVTIHELKIKSIHLQWSLPTPKKLSGFSALCWMYGRRLFDQYHVPIGLISSNFGGTRIEAWSSPDMLKKCKASKNDQNSPSALWNAMVYPLLTTTIYGVIWYQGESNVDHPDTYNCTFPAMIAGWRKEWYKTTGKSTDSMFPFGFVQIAVIGKDYPHPKFPIIRWKQTAEYGYVPNPKQPKTFMAVAMDLPDNATPFDTIHPRYKSDIADRLVLGALNIAYNEETYWTGPVVDKVKLSTNCDTNCVVTITYKKETLKTGGIEIRTKVGFEISFNESNKWTGFDITSHKKDRLYITIRKQPSDKITAVRYAWKQEPCLLKLCAVYGARGNLPSPPFIAYGPFP